The Paenibacillus sp. MBLB1832 genome has a window encoding:
- a CDS encoding D-alanine--D-alanine ligase gives MSRKIRIGLIYGGKSGEHDVSLQTALAVMKAVDFTKYEITPFYISKKGEWRSGTPHLGPIESVEELTFSAGKDVDAPASNALAPIFGAIQTKGDVAISNSANAAAEDFGLDVIFPLLHGTFGEDGTIQGLLEMANIPYVGAGVLASAVGMDKVMMKKVFAQEGLPQCIFRHFTRTEWEKNREYHLVELETAIGYPCFVKPANLGSSVGISKARNQDELIKAVAFAFQYDRKVIIEENIDAREIEVAVLGNDEPIASVVGEIVSSNEFYDYKAKYLDGKSAMIIPAEISEEVSDEVRALALRAFLAVDGSGLSRVDFFLGKTDQKIYINEINTMPGFTPFSMYPLLWKETGKPYKELLDDLIRLALERHAAKQNIQYSFDAE, from the coding sequence ATGAGCCGCAAAATACGAATTGGACTAATTTATGGAGGGAAATCCGGCGAGCATGACGTGTCGTTGCAAACCGCATTGGCCGTAATGAAAGCCGTGGATTTCACGAAATATGAGATTACACCGTTTTACATTTCCAAAAAAGGAGAATGGAGAAGCGGTACGCCTCATCTCGGTCCTATTGAATCCGTAGAGGAATTAACGTTTAGCGCAGGTAAAGATGTGGATGCCCCAGCTTCCAATGCGTTGGCACCCATTTTTGGCGCGATTCAAACGAAGGGCGATGTGGCGATATCCAATTCCGCTAATGCTGCAGCTGAGGACTTCGGTTTGGATGTTATTTTCCCGTTGTTGCACGGCACCTTCGGGGAAGACGGCACGATTCAAGGGTTATTAGAAATGGCCAACATTCCGTATGTTGGAGCAGGTGTATTAGCGTCCGCCGTCGGCATGGATAAAGTCATGATGAAAAAAGTATTTGCACAAGAAGGGCTGCCGCAATGTATTTTCCGCCATTTCACGCGGACCGAGTGGGAGAAGAATCGAGAGTACCACCTCGTTGAGCTGGAAACGGCGATCGGTTACCCGTGCTTCGTAAAGCCAGCTAACCTTGGCTCCAGCGTAGGGATTTCCAAAGCGAGAAACCAAGATGAGCTGATCAAGGCAGTTGCGTTTGCTTTCCAATACGACCGCAAAGTCATTATTGAAGAGAACATCGATGCCCGCGAAATCGAAGTTGCGGTTCTGGGGAACGATGAGCCGATCGCTTCTGTGGTAGGTGAAATCGTATCTTCGAATGAATTCTACGACTATAAAGCCAAATATCTCGATGGCAAATCCGCGATGATTATCCCGGCTGAGATTTCAGAGGAAGTATCTGACGAGGTAAGAGCGCTTGCGCTTCGTGCTTTCCTTGCTGTGGATGGCAGCGGCTTGTCACGGGTAGACTTCTTTTTAGGCAAAACCGATCAAAAAATCTATATCAATGAAATCAACACGATGCCTGGTTTCACGCCGTTCAGCATGTATCCGCTGCTTTGGAAAGAGACAGGTAAACCTTATAAAGAGCTGCTCGATGATCTCATTCGTCTAGCGTTAGAGCGTCATGCAGCGAAGCAAAATATCCAATATTCTTTTGATGCGGAGTAG
- the uvsE gene encoding UV DNA damage repair endonuclease UvsE — MIVRLGYVAMSTMVKNASPSKTMTATNFSKLIDREAAIRKLERIGAENLHNTLRLLKHNRAHDIMVFRFSSRFIPLIGHEMLADWDPIPTLAAEFEELGSYAKLNGMRVSFHPDHFTVLSTPRKDVLEKSVQDLERHSAMLNAMGLGSEAMCNIHVGGSYGDKTNAARRFIQNFNALRLPIQQRITLENDDKTFNALETLQIAEEVGAPMVLDIHHHAVNNEGEDAIELWPRIQETWLRRAREHPDTPTASLPPKIHVSSPKSDTDPRSHADFVEVGPLMTFLRGIAPITPKLDMMIEAKMKDGALFQLMEDFKGQDGVNILDQASIRL, encoded by the coding sequence ATGATTGTTCGCCTCGGCTACGTGGCCATGTCCACGATGGTCAAGAATGCCTCGCCATCCAAGACGATGACGGCTACCAACTTTAGCAAGCTGATCGATCGGGAAGCGGCGATCCGCAAGCTGGAGCGCATTGGCGCCGAAAACTTACATAACACGCTGCGCCTCCTGAAGCATAATCGGGCGCATGATATCATGGTATTCCGTTTCTCCTCCCGATTCATCCCGCTCATCGGCCATGAGATGCTGGCGGATTGGGACCCGATCCCGACGCTGGCGGCAGAATTCGAGGAGCTCGGCAGCTATGCCAAGCTAAATGGCATGCGCGTCAGCTTTCATCCCGATCATTTTACCGTGCTCAGTACGCCAAGGAAGGACGTACTGGAGAAATCTGTTCAAGACCTGGAGCGCCACTCCGCGATGTTGAACGCGATGGGCCTAGGCTCAGAGGCGATGTGCAATATTCATGTCGGCGGCTCATACGGGGATAAGACGAATGCTGCGAGACGGTTTATCCAGAACTTCAACGCCCTGCGTCTCCCCATCCAACAGCGCATCACACTCGAAAATGATGATAAAACGTTCAACGCACTGGAAACGCTCCAGATTGCGGAAGAAGTCGGGGCACCGATGGTTCTCGATATCCATCACCATGCCGTCAATAACGAAGGTGAAGATGCGATCGAGCTATGGCCTCGCATTCAGGAGACATGGCTGAGGCGTGCTCGCGAGCATCCCGACACACCGACAGCCTCGCTGCCGCCAAAGATCCACGTCTCCAGCCCTAAGAGTGATACGGATCCGCGTAGCCACGCCGATTTCGTGGAGGTAGGTCCGCTAATGACCTTCCTGAGAGGCATTGCCCCGATCACACCGAAGTTGGATATGATGATCGAAGCCAAAATGAAAGATGGCGCCCTTTTTCAACTCATGGAGGACTTTAAAGGACAAGATGGCGTCAACATCCTCGATCAAGCATCGATTAGGCTCTAA
- the fabI gene encoding enoyl-ACP reductase FabI: MSQLLNGKNILVMGVANDRSIAWAIAQSLAAQGANLVFTYENERVEERVRKLADTIEGSTLLPCNVTVDAEIDTLAAALKEKFGVVHGLVHSIAFAKTEELDGLFVDTSRDGFALAHDISAYSLVAVSKRIYPLMTEGGSIMTMTYLGAERAMKNYNVMGVAKAALEASVRYLAADLGQYGIRVNGISAGPIRTLAAKGIKDFNSILRQVEEKAPLRKTTDTAEVGDTAMFLMSNLSRGITGEVIYVDGGYHIVGI; the protein is encoded by the coding sequence ATGAGTCAATTGTTAAACGGAAAAAATATACTTGTTATGGGTGTTGCCAATGACCGCAGTATCGCTTGGGCTATTGCACAATCTTTGGCTGCGCAAGGCGCTAATCTTGTATTTACGTACGAAAACGAGCGCGTCGAAGAACGTGTACGCAAGCTGGCTGACACGATCGAAGGTTCAACATTACTGCCTTGTAACGTGACTGTTGATGCTGAGATCGATACGTTAGCTGCTGCACTTAAAGAGAAGTTCGGTGTCGTACACGGTCTTGTACATAGTATTGCTTTTGCCAAAACCGAAGAATTGGACGGGCTGTTCGTAGATACTTCACGCGATGGCTTCGCGCTTGCGCATGATATCAGCGCATACTCTCTTGTTGCGGTATCCAAACGCATTTATCCGCTGATGACAGAAGGCGGCAGCATCATGACGATGACGTACCTTGGCGCAGAGCGCGCAATGAAGAACTACAACGTCATGGGAGTTGCCAAAGCTGCGCTTGAAGCAAGCGTTCGCTACTTGGCGGCTGATCTTGGTCAATACGGCATCCGTGTTAACGGGATTTCCGCAGGTCCAATCCGTACATTGGCTGCTAAAGGCATCAAGGATTTCAACTCTATCCTGCGCCAAGTGGAAGAGAAAGCGCCGCTTCGCAAAACAACAGACACTGCTGAAGTTGGCGATACAGCGATGTTCTTGATGAGTAATCTTTCCCGCGGAATCACGGGCGAAGTTATTTATGTCGACGGTGGCTACCACATCGTTGGGATCTAA
- a CDS encoding inositol monophosphatase family protein yields the protein MVGNGSEAFVVGSKSFTAVAINTAAKAGQWIKTKLGDINHVGTKYSAQDLVTEVDKGSEKLIRNLIMTHFPDHSILGEEGVEPGPEASAKALQEMSDEEYLWIVDPIDGTTNFVHGFPFYSVSIALAHKGEVIVGVVYDPTRDELFVAEKGKGAYMHGRKTNVSDDETLLSSLIATGFPADRDGALPINLKGVQALSPKVRNIRVAGSAALHLAYVAAGRLSGFWEIGLSAWDIAAGALIIQESGGRVTDTEGKPYHLGVRNVLATNGRIHEELQHELKVAEATGL from the coding sequence ATGGTAGGTAACGGATCAGAGGCTTTCGTAGTGGGCAGTAAAAGTTTTACGGCTGTAGCGATTAATACCGCGGCCAAGGCGGGGCAATGGATTAAAACGAAGCTGGGAGACATCAATCATGTAGGGACGAAGTATTCGGCGCAAGACTTGGTGACGGAAGTGGATAAAGGCTCGGAGAAGCTGATTCGCAATCTGATTATGACACATTTTCCAGATCACTCGATTCTGGGTGAGGAAGGTGTAGAGCCTGGTCCAGAGGCTTCAGCCAAAGCGCTGCAAGAGATGAGCGACGAGGAATATCTCTGGATCGTGGATCCGATCGATGGGACAACGAACTTCGTGCACGGCTTTCCGTTTTATTCGGTGTCGATTGCACTAGCGCACAAAGGTGAAGTGATTGTAGGTGTTGTCTACGACCCAACGCGCGATGAGCTGTTCGTTGCGGAGAAAGGCAAAGGCGCCTACATGCACGGCAGAAAAACAAACGTATCCGACGACGAAACGCTGCTGAGCAGCTTGATCGCAACGGGGTTCCCAGCTGACCGCGACGGGGCGCTGCCGATTAATCTGAAAGGCGTGCAGGCACTGTCGCCGAAAGTTCGCAACATCCGAGTGGCAGGCTCCGCTGCGCTTCACTTGGCCTATGTGGCCGCGGGACGTCTAAGCGGCTTCTGGGAAATTGGACTGAGCGCATGGGATATTGCGGCAGGTGCTCTGATCATTCAGGAGTCAGGCGGACGCGTGACGGATACGGAAGGAAAGCCATACCACCTAGGCGTGCGCAATGTGCTGGCAACGAATGGACGCATCCACGAAGAGCTGCAGCATGAGCTGAAAGTGGCGGAAGCAACAGGTTTATAA
- a CDS encoding sugar kinase — translation MSTNTGSGPDIVTFGETMALLMPSGGKGLEYSSELHSLFGGAESNVAIGISRLGGRVGWFGRLGKDPLGRMIFKKIRGEGVDVSRAELTPTAPTGLMMRDVLMGKTSVYYYRKNSAASQMSASHLDEAYIAGAKILHVTGITPALSESCREAAFEAVRLAHKHGVKVSFDPNLRLKLWSMEEARPVLLELAKLADIFLPGLDELKLLYQTEDWDVIVSKLRELSAISIVKGGEDVTYVVTQDSITTVPYFKAEHVIDTVGAGDGFCAGFLTGLQKGYDYPEAVRIGNLVGSMIVQTEGDWEGAPTWEQVEAVLNNTKHVER, via the coding sequence ATGTCAACGAATACAGGATCAGGACCAGATATTGTTACATTTGGCGAAACGATGGCATTGCTCATGCCTTCTGGCGGGAAGGGCTTGGAGTATTCCTCGGAGCTGCACAGCTTGTTCGGCGGTGCGGAGAGCAACGTGGCGATCGGCATTTCACGTCTTGGGGGCCGTGTTGGCTGGTTTGGAAGATTGGGGAAGGACCCGCTGGGTCGCATGATTTTCAAAAAAATCCGTGGGGAAGGCGTCGACGTATCCCGTGCAGAACTGACGCCAACAGCGCCTACGGGACTTATGATGCGTGATGTGCTGATGGGCAAAACCTCCGTCTATTACTACCGCAAAAACTCAGCGGCCAGTCAGATGAGCGCAAGCCATTTGGATGAGGCGTATATCGCTGGGGCGAAAATCTTGCATGTAACTGGCATCACGCCAGCACTCAGCGAGTCGTGCCGTGAGGCGGCCTTCGAAGCGGTGCGGTTGGCGCACAAGCATGGGGTAAAGGTTAGTTTTGATCCAAATCTGCGTCTGAAACTGTGGAGCATGGAGGAAGCGCGTCCTGTACTGCTCGAGTTGGCGAAGCTGGCGGACATTTTCTTGCCTGGTTTGGATGAACTCAAGCTGTTGTACCAGACAGAAGACTGGGATGTCATCGTGAGCAAGCTGCGCGAGCTGTCGGCGATCTCCATCGTCAAAGGCGGCGAAGACGTGACTTATGTGGTGACGCAGGATTCAATAACGACCGTGCCTTATTTTAAAGCAGAGCATGTGATTGATACCGTTGGTGCAGGGGACGGGTTCTGTGCGGGCTTCCTAACAGGCTTGCAGAAAGGGTATGATTACCCTGAGGCGGTTCGCATTGGGAATTTGGTAGGCTCCATGATCGTGCAGACTGAAGGCGACTGGGAAGGCGCGCCGACGTGGGAGCAAGTGGAAGCGGTACTTAACAACACTAAACATGTAGAGCGTTAG
- a CDS encoding bifunctional 2-keto-4-hydroxyglutarate aldolase/2-keto-3-deoxy-6-phosphogluconate aldolase, which yields MKKLQLLQQITNEGVVAVLRGETPEEVVEMADQAIAGGIKVIEVTMTVPFALRAIEELAKRYSSTAKDASKYAIIGVGTALDPETARAAILSGAEFVVGPSLNPATVTLCNRYRVPVMPGCMTIADIQAALELGVDIVKLFPGNLYSPAMIKAIKGPLPQANIMPTGGVSLSNLGEWIQAGAVAVGIGSDLTSEAVKTGNYSLVAKKAAQYIEAYQAAKR from the coding sequence GTGAAGAAACTTCAATTACTTCAACAAATTACAAATGAAGGTGTTGTCGCTGTTCTACGTGGCGAAACGCCAGAGGAAGTCGTCGAAATGGCGGATCAAGCGATCGCCGGCGGGATTAAAGTCATCGAAGTCACGATGACCGTGCCTTTCGCACTGCGCGCGATCGAGGAGCTGGCGAAGCGCTACTCGAGCACAGCGAAGGATGCGTCGAAGTACGCGATCATCGGGGTGGGCACAGCCCTCGACCCCGAGACGGCGCGTGCCGCGATCCTAAGCGGGGCCGAGTTCGTTGTCGGCCCGTCTTTGAACCCAGCAACGGTTACGCTGTGCAACCGTTATCGCGTACCCGTCATGCCAGGCTGCATGACGATCGCCGATATCCAAGCCGCGCTTGAGCTTGGCGTGGATATCGTGAAGCTCTTCCCGGGGAATCTGTACTCCCCGGCAATGATTAAGGCCATTAAAGGTCCGCTGCCGCAGGCGAACATTATGCCTACTGGCGGGGTGTCGCTGAGCAACCTCGGCGAATGGATCCAGGCCGGCGCAGTGGCCGTCGGCATCGGCTCCGATTTGACGAGCGAAGCCGTCAAAACAGGCAACTACAGCCTTGTCGCAAAGAAGGCTGCGCAATATATTGAAGCCTACCAAGCGGCTAAGCGGTAG
- a CDS encoding DinB family protein: protein MARARILLRVEHLEASLSFYRDQLGWGRTPGHIRELKVPTEDGYTLVYWEELFPSHDEILDMFGSGAGELERSIRDLSEARLSLSEHPGKWSIREHVLHVVDLELVTMHKVKFALAEPGRTYQGNAFQPDDWQLGLAYSERTIADEVLLFRAARQHVLGLCKHLPGAMSRTIRTPHREESVAQLLKMMGGHASHHVRAIHRIREQNGI from the coding sequence ATGGCGAGAGCTAGGATTCTGCTGAGGGTGGAACATCTCGAGGCTTCTTTATCTTTTTATAGGGATCAGCTGGGATGGGGGAGGACGCCGGGGCATATCCGAGAGTTGAAGGTACCGACGGAGGACGGTTACACGTTGGTGTATTGGGAGGAGCTATTCCCCTCCCATGATGAGATTCTGGACATGTTTGGAAGCGGGGCAGGTGAACTGGAGCGCTCAATCAGAGATTTGTCAGAGGCTAGGCTCAGCCTCTCTGAGCATCCAGGCAAGTGGTCCATTCGCGAGCATGTGCTCCATGTGGTTGACCTGGAGTTGGTCACGATGCATAAAGTCAAATTCGCGCTAGCCGAGCCTGGGCGGACGTACCAAGGCAATGCCTTTCAACCTGATGATTGGCAGCTAGGCTTAGCCTACTCAGAAAGAACTATTGCAGACGAAGTGCTGCTTTTCCGTGCAGCTAGACAACATGTGCTTGGCCTATGCAAGCATCTGCCAGGTGCGATGTCGCGAACGATTCGAACGCCGCATCGCGAAGAAAGCGTCGCGCAGTTGCTGAAGATGATGGGGGGACACGCCAGCCACCATGTGCGTGCCATTCATCGAATCCGCGAACAAAACGGCATCTAG
- a CDS encoding DUF6254 family protein produces MSHSKRREEAAWKSRKQAQHPHGKVKSLEELSKE; encoded by the coding sequence ATGAGCCACTCGAAGCGCCGTGAAGAAGCTGCATGGAAGAGTCGTAAACAAGCTCAACATCCGCATGGTAAGGTGAAGTCTCTGGAAGAACTCTCCAAGGAGTAA
- a CDS encoding glutamate synthase-related protein, with product MNELMRNEGRFQDLLGTEHDSCGIICIIEKNGHPSRDNIQKTIESLVKMEHRSGFINGEGDGCGILTDIPRALWEKKLTDAGLDGKLAFDNRFSVGHIFVPRKLDLTVTEIQNGIRELFASHDVSIILEQENLVDSSSLGANGLLDEPTFWQIAAISNKTGGQVADHLFELHVAIEDRYNVHVATLSNVTSAYKVLGAASILPKYFNDLRDPLFASQVTVGHNRYSTNTLSSFFRVQPFSLLGHNGEINTVKKLRLEADMVGVPLVSGGSDSQDMNRTIETFIHRFGLSLFEAMELVFPPIINEMKQFRPELQDLYVYYRQVWGHFAQGPAGIVSRYGNECIFSVDALGLRPVWMVESDTSLYFSSEQGVITVGEMVADPKPIAPGEKVGVVLTPGEHIQVIPYHEVQSLVYERASKRLNFNGLRSYLNPTATDTQVELNDTIVATDQIYSAFGWDRDGISYIETMSETGAEPIRSLGHDAPHAALAWERQNVPDFIKESVAVVTNPAIDRDREMEHFSTRVIAGARIPVYAQVDNNLRLELLAPLVLEGTNGVGSEEHLSQPSFEQLLTQFRAQGAEKVAVLSTTFGRGTSINDGLTKLAGDAISAVRNGAVLLVLDDAEAHQNDRLWLDPHLVVSKIDIALRAEKLGFGDNLRRHVTLILRSAAIRSLHDIAVACGLGADVISPYLLFATASDKEGNAAAARKVYAALTKGLEKVISTIGTHELRGYTRFFSSIGFHPEVSEVLDIVNYLGSEKAGTGFAQLEADAEARYADFTNAKAKAAKNFRFFQRMWKALGDAASGAAPYSDYRDKLREEEKKNPISIRHIAGFNVEKALSEGRKPLDPSQVDISIGGHSLPMLISSMSFGSQNETAFRAYAEAGERLNMVTMNGEGGEIKDMLGRYKKTRGAQVASGRFGVNIELANAVAFLEIKIGQGAKPGEGGHLPGSKVTAKIAAARNATIGSDLISPSNNHDIYSIEDLAQIISELKESSGRKAKIIVKIPVVPGIGTIAVGVAKAGADVITLSGFDGGTGAARIHSLTHVGLPTEIGTKLAHVALIEAGLRHRVELWSDGGLKSGADVVKMVMLGANRAGFGSIAMQSIGCTTCRGCHLDTCHVGIATQIDSMEEAEEKGLRRFVPRQFDIAVDSLVRLFGGMGEEVREVVASLGFNNLQDLVGRSDLLEQISHNDRIDLSDILRPAPLQFVSDVERAMEEAAVSSDIRIAAGAEGLEFFPESVSFDAPVVRNWSKVDAESRILGTRYSSHRVRDRFDGSYDELPTVALNLVDGSVPGNGLAAFNARGVDITVYGGAEDGLGKMAFGGKVAIVKSQGKNNTFINGSVGKSFGYGAQKGLFLIQGSADTRACIRFSGADVVFGGEITTPLRDELGGLAARANLKGFAFEYMTNGRAVVMGDPGPWICAGMTGGVIYQRLVPEMGLDQAAIERRIAKGAKVKLEPIGVQSKKDLTELLTAYHAELANSGQSEAAAKVEGLLSNLEANFIRISPVNMQADQSVATE from the coding sequence ATGAATGAATTGATGCGTAATGAAGGCCGTTTTCAAGATCTACTAGGAACCGAACACGACAGCTGCGGTATTATTTGTATTATTGAAAAAAATGGTCACCCTTCCCGCGATAACATCCAAAAAACGATTGAATCCCTAGTTAAAATGGAACATCGTTCTGGATTTATCAATGGTGAAGGCGATGGTTGCGGTATTTTAACAGACATTCCACGTGCTCTCTGGGAAAAGAAATTAACAGACGCAGGTCTAGACGGCAAGCTTGCCTTCGACAACCGTTTCTCTGTTGGTCATATCTTTGTTCCACGCAAGCTTGACTTGACTGTTACTGAGATTCAGAACGGTATTCGCGAGCTTTTTGCCTCCCATGATGTCTCCATTATTCTCGAGCAAGAAAACCTTGTCGATAGCTCTTCGCTAGGCGCCAATGGTCTTCTCGATGAGCCTACGTTTTGGCAAATTGCAGCGATCAGCAACAAAACCGGAGGTCAAGTTGCCGATCACCTTTTTGAACTGCATGTTGCGATTGAAGATCGTTATAACGTCCATGTTGCGACACTCAGCAATGTAACTTCGGCTTACAAAGTACTAGGTGCCGCTAGCATCCTGCCTAAATATTTTAACGATCTGCGTGATCCTTTGTTCGCTTCCCAAGTGACTGTTGGTCACAACCGTTATTCAACGAACACCTTGTCCTCGTTCTTCCGTGTTCAGCCGTTCTCCCTTCTTGGTCACAACGGTGAGATCAACACGGTTAAGAAACTTCGTCTAGAAGCTGACATGGTTGGCGTTCCGCTCGTTAGCGGCGGTTCCGACTCCCAAGACATGAACAGAACGATCGAAACGTTCATTCACCGTTTTGGCTTGTCCCTTTTCGAAGCGATGGAATTGGTATTCCCTCCTATTATTAATGAAATGAAACAGTTCCGTCCGGAACTTCAAGATTTGTATGTGTACTACCGTCAAGTTTGGGGTCACTTTGCACAAGGTCCTGCGGGTATCGTTTCCCGTTACGGCAATGAGTGTATTTTCAGCGTAGACGCACTAGGCCTTCGTCCTGTATGGATGGTTGAAAGCGACACGTCCCTATACTTCTCATCCGAGCAAGGTGTTATCACGGTTGGCGAAATGGTTGCTGATCCTAAGCCGATCGCGCCAGGCGAGAAAGTCGGTGTTGTTCTAACACCAGGCGAGCACATTCAAGTGATTCCTTACCATGAAGTGCAATCCTTAGTGTATGAGCGTGCAAGCAAACGTCTGAATTTTAACGGTCTACGCTCTTATTTGAACCCAACTGCAACAGATACACAAGTTGAGCTTAATGACACGATCGTAGCCACAGACCAAATTTACAGCGCTTTTGGCTGGGACCGCGACGGCATTTCCTACATCGAAACGATGTCCGAAACTGGCGCTGAGCCAATTCGTTCATTAGGTCACGATGCACCGCATGCTGCTCTTGCTTGGGAACGCCAGAACGTGCCTGACTTTATTAAAGAAAGTGTTGCCGTTGTAACGAACCCTGCGATTGACCGCGACCGTGAAATGGAACACTTCTCCACACGTGTTATCGCTGGTGCTCGTATTCCGGTTTATGCACAAGTGGACAACAACCTTCGTCTTGAGCTTCTTGCTCCGCTTGTTCTGGAAGGAACGAACGGCGTAGGCAGTGAAGAGCACTTGTCTCAACCATCCTTTGAGCAGTTGTTGACGCAATTCCGTGCACAAGGCGCGGAAAAAGTTGCCGTTCTTTCCACGACTTTCGGAAGAGGCACGTCGATCAACGATGGCTTGACTAAGCTTGCTGGGGATGCGATTTCTGCAGTTCGTAATGGCGCTGTACTTCTCGTCTTGGACGATGCTGAAGCTCATCAAAACGACCGTCTATGGCTTGATCCACACCTTGTCGTTTCCAAAATCGATATCGCACTTCGTGCGGAAAAACTCGGTTTCGGTGACAACCTGCGCCGTCATGTGACGCTGATCCTTCGTTCGGCTGCCATCCGCAGCTTGCACGATATCGCAGTCGCTTGCGGTCTTGGTGCAGATGTGATCTCACCTTACTTGCTCTTCGCAACCGCTTCTGACAAAGAAGGCAATGCGGCAGCAGCACGCAAAGTGTACGCGGCTCTAACGAAAGGACTTGAGAAAGTCATTTCAACAATCGGAACGCACGAGCTTCGTGGTTACACACGTTTCTTCTCCTCCATCGGCTTCCATCCGGAAGTTTCGGAGGTGCTGGATATCGTGAACTACCTGGGCAGCGAAAAAGCAGGAACTGGCTTTGCACAGCTTGAAGCTGATGCGGAAGCACGTTATGCGGACTTCACGAATGCCAAAGCGAAAGCAGCGAAAAACTTCCGTTTCTTCCAACGTATGTGGAAGGCGCTAGGCGATGCAGCATCTGGTGCTGCTCCGTATAGCGACTACCGCGACAAACTGCGTGAAGAGGAGAAGAAGAACCCGATTTCGATCCGTCATATCGCTGGATTCAATGTTGAGAAAGCTTTGAGTGAAGGCCGTAAGCCGCTCGATCCTTCTCAAGTTGATATTTCCATTGGCGGACATTCCTTACCGATGTTGATTTCTTCGATGTCCTTCGGTTCACAAAATGAAACAGCTTTCCGTGCCTACGCCGAAGCCGGCGAACGTCTGAACATGGTAACCATGAACGGCGAGGGCGGAGAGATTAAAGATATGCTTGGCCGTTACAAAAAAACGCGCGGAGCGCAAGTCGCTTCCGGACGTTTCGGTGTAAACATTGAGCTTGCTAACGCAGTTGCATTCCTTGAGATCAAAATCGGTCAAGGGGCGAAGCCAGGTGAAGGCGGTCACTTGCCAGGATCCAAAGTTACTGCAAAAATTGCTGCTGCTCGTAACGCAACGATCGGTTCAGACTTGATCTCGCCATCCAACAACCACGATATTTACTCGATCGAGGACTTGGCGCAAATCATTTCCGAGCTTAAAGAGTCTAGCGGACGCAAAGCGAAAATCATCGTGAAAATCCCGGTTGTTCCTGGTATTGGTACAATCGCGGTTGGTGTAGCGAAAGCTGGCGCTGACGTGATTACCCTTTCCGGATTCGACGGCGGTACAGGTGCGGCTCGTATTCACTCCTTGACACACGTTGGTCTTCCAACGGAAATCGGAACGAAGCTTGCTCACGTTGCTTTGATTGAAGCTGGTCTTCGTCACCGCGTAGAGCTTTGGTCCGATGGCGGTCTGAAATCAGGTGCTGACGTTGTTAAAATGGTTATGCTCGGTGCGAACCGCGCAGGCTTCGGCAGTATTGCGATGCAATCCATCGGCTGTACAACATGCCGCGGCTGTCACCTTGACACATGTCACGTAGGTATCGCAACACAAATCGATTCCATGGAAGAAGCGGAAGAAAAAGGTCTTCGCCGTTTCGTACCGCGTCAATTCGACATCGCTGTTGACAGTTTGGTTCGTTTGTTTGGCGGTATGGGTGAAGAAGTACGCGAAGTCGTCGCTTCCCTTGGTTTCAACAACTTGCAAGACCTGGTTGGCCGTTCCGATCTACTGGAGCAAATCAGCCACAATGATCGTATCGACTTGTCTGACATTCTTCGCCCAGCTCCGCTTCAATTCGTTTCTGACGTTGAAAGAGCGATGGAAGAAGCAGCCGTATCTTCGGATATTCGTATCGCGGCTGGTGCAGAAGGTCTTGAGTTCTTCCCAGAATCCGTATCGTTCGACGCTCCTGTCGTTCGCAACTGGTCCAAAGTGGATGCTGAGTCCCGTATCCTTGGAACACGTTACTCCAGCCATCGCGTAAGGGACCGTTTCGACGGCAGCTACGATGAGCTTCCAACGGTTGCTTTGAACCTCGTTGACGGTTCCGTACCTGGTAACGGTTTGGCGGCATTCAATGCGCGCGGCGTTGACATTACGGTATACGGTGGTGCTGAAGACGGTCTTGGTAAAATGGCATTCGGTGGTAAAGTAGCCATCGTGAAGTCCCAAGGCAAAAACAACACCTTCATCAACGGCAGTGTTGGTAAATCCTTCGGTTACGGCGCACAAAAAGGCTTGTTCTTGATCCAAGGCAGCGCAGATACACGTGCATGTATCCGTTTCTCCGGTGCTGACGTTGTCTTCGGCGGCGAGATCACAACGCCTCTACGCGATGAGCTGGGCGGTCTAGCTGCTCGTGCGAACCTGAAAGGCTTCGCGTTCGAGTACATGACAAACGGCCGTGCCGTTGTTATGGGTGATCCAGGACCATGGATCTGTGCAGGTATGACGGGCGGGGTTATCTACCAACGTCTTGTTCCAGAAATGGGTCTTGATCAAGCTGCGATCGAGCGTCGTATCGCAAAAGGCGCGAAAGTTAAGCTTGAGCCGATTGGCGTACAAAGCAAAAAAGATCTTACCGAATTGCTCACAGCTTACCACGCTGAGCTTGCTAACTCCGGTCAATCCGAAGCTGCAGCAAAAGTGGAAGGTTTGCTAAGCAACCTTGAAGCGAACTTCATCCGTATCTCCCCGGTCAACATGCAAGCTGACCAATCCGTTGCTACGGAATAG